The genomic region AACCATGAGTACCATTACCAATATCTTTTGCTTAATTTAAGGCTACATGAAGGTAAAGCAAAACCTGCATTAGCAATAGCAATAGCATGAGCATTTATATTTCAGAATTGGCCATTATGTCATTATGTCTCATCCAATTTATTACATTTGGATGAGTATTGAGTTTTATATTATTGCCATAAAATGTTTGAAAGTTATACATGCTCTTGTAATGCAGAAAAATAAACCCTCTTTTATGTTCGTTTTaaacttaaaacatttaaaatgaacactATATACAAAGACTTTTACAgtcaacattaatataaatatttgccAACCCCAAACTACAAATCCCACCCAATGCCTAAACTAACTACAAAGCCCACCCGATGCACAAACTGCCTCTCAACATTTGGATTATAAACCCTTTTGGCAGGTCAAAACCGTGACATCAGTCCGTAAGGGAAGGTAGGGAGGCAGACAGCGAGGCAGCGCGGCAGGCAGCAGGCGGCAGGCGGCAGGCGGCAGGCGGCAGGCAGCAggcggcaggcagcaggcagcgaggcaagcagcaggcagcgcggcaggcagcaagcagcaggcagcaagcagcaggcagcgcggCAGGCAGCATGCAGAGAGGCAGCAGGCGGCAGGCAGCAGTTAGCAGGCAGAAGGCAGCAGGCAGCGTGGCAGGCAGGGAGGCCTATGGATATTAAAAGgtcaatacaaatattattatcaataaatccaggcaatgacTGATGCACATGTGTTCCGTATCTGACTCCACCCATATTGAGAATCAGATGGACCAATTAAGATTTCTAAATGATCACACATTTGTACATTCATACTTTTGGTGCAATAATTATTCACACAGACAACAATTCCAGTTGGAAGTTGTTGCTTTTTGTAGGGTTGTTGTGTCCATTCCTAGGCACTGGCTGTGGAACCAGCGGCAACAGCTGTCACACTGaatctaaaagaaaaagggaaaattaaCCACTTCTACCGTGAACACGGTTACTTGCTCTtttgtcatattacattttttttttttatattactttttttacaattttataatatattacattataaaccaaaaaacataatcaattcagcacattgtgtaataaaacaaaaagactacTTTTCTTGTATTCTTAAAGCCTAGGGACACTTAGTGTTACATTATGTAAGTGgaatcataaatacattttcttttatttaagacAAATTTAAAGTGCTACATCGCGAGGATGTTGGTCCACTCACAGATAATAATTTGTACGCTTGTATAACCTAAACACGCAAGTTATTTATGTGCGTGTATTTTGAGACCAAATAAACGGCATACTAGAAATAACTAATATTTCACAGGATGAGAATCAGACAGTATATTAAATTCAGCATCACCTCCATAAAAGTTCTCATTTGTCCAGGTCACTGAATATCTGGTAATCGTGAACTTGACTcgattaattaaaatgtaaacagagaaggttttttatattttatattacacaATGTGCtaataaatgcattatattATTCAACCTGTAAGTATTGTGTACTTACAGGTATACATTTTATCATgaagtaatacattttttttctagaAATTGTTATGTGATGCTTTTCTTACAATAGAtgcttgttttttaattttgaacttttattacatttatatatttatagtatggGATTTGTGTGTTGAAATGCAGTCACATACTACATGTAAATAGAAGGTCTTAGCTACCTGTTTTTGAAAATCTACAAGTTTATCAAAATCATATCCATTATTGCATGTCATTCCCCATCTCTCGTTTAATGTAATCTCTCTATTGTCTTTCTAATAATATGTAGAAAATGCCCAAACAAACAATGACGTCAGTCAAATAATTACTTACCCAGTCAGTGACAGCAGGCCCTGGACCGGGTGGTTTTTTGGCCGAGCACATTGCACATTTGTACTCTGATTCACATCCTCATATCATTTCATCTTCAGTCGAAAATTCTCGCCactcagaagaaaaaaattgaaagaaaatCTTTGACTTTATCAATGTGCAGATCTTCTTTTTTGAGCGTGGGGCGGGCGTGACCCGAGGAGCGTGCACGGGTGAGTTCATTAGCTTCATTTTGCTTGACTAGAATGACATAAACAGTTTCTATTGACACATCCTTTTAAAGAGGACTCTATACCGGATACACAGGTTCGGCTGGAAACGCATGACTAGCATTTAATGTGTACTTGTGCACAAAGGCTATCTAAACCCTTACATAATTACACAAGGCCTTTTGtttcaaaaagtaaaaacacattttaatgtttggcTTAATAACGCCACTACTTGGCATTTGTTTTGGAATATCATAAGCTGACTGTTAGTGTGTACGTGTGAAGCACGATCAAGAAGAACTGAACCCGTCTGCACACCTTCCATTCTGGTTTACCGACGCTCGTCAGGTCAGGAGTCAGTTAGATTTCCAGAAACCACTAACTTAACAAATAAGAAGACTGTACAACTTTGTTTATGAAAGTGCAAGAGCTGCTGTGAAGGTCTAAAAGCtctgcacttaaaaaaaaaaaaaagttcgcATTTTATGGAAATGATCTTATCTCACATGCAAAGTCATGCAAACACGGCATTTACTTTACTTGTGTTTGTACAAAGCAAACCAGTTTTGGCTCCGacattgaaacaataaaaccacCTGGTCATTGTCAACGACTAtctacctttttcttttctagacTTGACCCTCACATTAAGGGCTTATAGTCCATACTCTAATTGTCTTACTCAGCGGTGACATCCTGGCTTTATTGGGCTCATGTTTCAGTAAAGTTGTATATCCAATATATACGGGTTCACAAGTCCGTCTGCAAAGCCTACGAGACGTGTTTGCTGTGGGCGGAGTCCACGAAATAGGTTGAAACTAAAACAAAGGAAGACTCAAAACGCATTTGAACTGCTGTTTTAGTAGCTTCTATGTATTAGACAACATACATTCATGTTTAGTACACACAACATGAATCTAAGCAACAAAAACTGCCTCGTCAGCACCACCACAATTAGAATGTTGGCCTGTTCCTCTGCAAACATCACATGCTGCAGTGTAATGCAGCCGGTGTTTATCAACTGATTTATTGGCAAAGCTTTGACAGAAACATGACTGGCAAAAACCTTCAAActaaaatttttttaaaaaggcgagTTTGACAACAAGCACATTTCTGTTGCTGCAACAGGAACACTCAGGACTGGTAATCTGAACACTTTTTCTCCTATTCATTAGCAGAAATAACTAAAAGAGCGTTATCACATTTGACAACGTGTGAGCTGGAACTATGTTGACCAAAAGCATTTTTTATGGAAACCAAAACAGTACAGGGAGACTCGGCTGTAAAGTCCGTGACCCTCAGACGTCTTTGAGTGCGTCTTGTCCCTCGGGGTTCTCCAGCCAGTGAGGAGGCCAGCTGGCTTTGATGCCGGGCCGCTCCTTCAGCAGAGCGTGGTACTCTCCCAGTTTCGGGTAACGCTCGGCAGACAATCTAAAGAAAAGGCGGTGGGATACAGTTGAACTGCCATGCCAAGACACACGCGTCCCTTATTAGGATTAGGACattgtgtcccccccccccccacacacacacacacacacacactccccccacTGACCCGAATCTGAAGAGAGTAGCAACAGTTGGAAAGACGGTCACATCTGCCAGAGAGAAGGACTGTCCTGCCAGGTGAGAGCCCGAGCTCAGCTGGAAAGAGGTGAAAAATAAAGCTATGTTTGaacgtgcacatgtgtgtgtgggtgtacatgcatgcatgtttgtgtgtgcgtgttgcacATGCACTACCTTCTGCAGGTAACCCTCCCAGAGCTTGAGCTCAGTGGCCAGAGCTTCCCTGTTTCTCTTTAGAGCAGAGTCATGCCTCTCTTCTTCAGGGACAAACCACTCATAGTAGATAACTGCAtctagacacagacacacaagtttATTGTGTAGCACTTCAAACATCAATCATTTATAGTTTAAAGATAAAGCTACATTGTTCCATTTCTTACCATCAACATATCCTTCAGTATGAAAAGCAGGtcaaatatatactgtatatggtattctttaattaaaaaggctAAAAGGTGATGGGTACTGTAGTTTATTGGAAatattactcaaacaggagAAAAGGCACATTTGATGGGGGCCCTGTTTAGCCACggataaaacacacatttattgcaGTGTGTATTTCCAGCACTGGATCAGTGTTTGCGACTCAGAACAAACTTTGTGCATCGTAACAAGGAAACATGTCACACAGTATTATTGTCTTGGCCTTTTAATTGGATTTGCTTACAATAAGAAAAGTAGAGAATATCACCAGCTCTATAACGCTCACATTTGTCTTTATGATAACTGCAGCCAAGACACTCAATTACACACAATTAAAAGGGGATTTAAGGGATTATTATTGATGCCTTACTGAGTTTTTCGTAGAAGGAGAGACCCTCAAACATGCGTTGGTACATCAGGGCCTGTTCGGCAGGGCTGTCTGGGATCAGTTGATTTCCCTCAGACTTAAACTGACTCTACCATTAGGAGAGAAAAGACGCACACAGTTGATGTCACACTTTACAATGACCAACTGTAGTGTTAAAATTGTCATCCGTCGGAGGATGGGACAGGCTCCCTCACCTCCAGGTAGAAACAGACGGCGTAGGACTCGTTCACGACGACGTCTCCGTGTTTGAAAGAGGGAAGCTTGAAAATCAAAAGGTTTTTTCAAAAAAGGTGAATTACATGCAAATCAACATTATCCCCACAGTTCTCAATGCTCCAGCAGCGGGGAGCTAAATACAACAACCTGCTGAGCTGGAACACACAACAAGAACAGCCCAGTAAGAATGAAGTGTGTTTAGGGTTCTGCAAGCCAACGTGACTGTACTGAACAAGTACTGCAAACATAAAGGGTATAGTGCACGTTAGCTCCAGCTGTCACAGCATATGGAAGACTTTTAAGTGGGCGTGCACCTGCTGCAAAAACAATCAATCTAATGAGCATTTTGCAGGAAAGAAACCTGGATGAGCACATTTTCCACGTTTAAATTGTCCTCATACAACTGCGGCTGGGTGAACTTGATCTAAGCCGAATTAAATGGCACACCCACGTGACTAGTGTAAAGCCCACAGTCGTGTTTCAGCAGCTATGTATTGCTATGGGTAAGATGGAAAACATTATATTGATGCGGATCCATCTGGGTGAATAAAGATGGTGGGCATGGTGGAAGTGAACAGCTGTTGGCTGCGCGTGTtatatttgggggggggggggatgttaaGGGTAACAGCTACCGAGTACCTGTCCCCTGGCGTTCATATCTAACACTTCCGGTGACTTGTGCTCCCCCTTCTCAAACGAGAGCAGCTTCTGGTTGTAGCCCTGCAGGTTCTTCTCCTCCAGCGCGATCATGACCCTCCAGCAGGGCGGAGAGCCGGAGCCCCACAGCAGAGTCATGTCCTGGGCCATGGTTTCAGATGTAACCCGCGCGGTTCAGAGGCGATAAAGAAGTGCTCACAAGAGAAAAAGGTGTGGCcaactcctcttcttcttcttcttcttctttttggggttttatggcggatggcatccaacaaaaggtgcattaccgccacctactgtacTGGGGTATGGACCAGAGTTCTCTATCCCTccaaaatttaaattaaattaatgaaaccaaaaacaaaacagcaacaacaacaacaacaaaatctatatctatatattaacACCTAACCCATATCCTTCCACTCAACCCAGTTTCCTTCAGATATTGCAACACCTTTCCTGCACCCAAGGTTAATGCATCCTTTAACTGTATTTCCTCTActtccagcttcctcttcagcctgtctctctccactaCGAACTTCTGGTAATGGCAAATGATGTGCTCTACTGATTCCAGCATATTGCAGTGTTCACATAATCCTGTTGGGTGGCCAACTCCTCAGTGAGGAAAGGAGCTATTGGCTGTCCTAAAAGTCGCGAGAAGTCGCTCAATGAAGTCATCGCCTAATTTGCATAATTGTAACGGAAGTTGTATTGTATATAATGATATAGtaataatatatcaatatatatatatatatatatatatatatacatatatatatacacatatatatatacatatatatatatatatatatatacatatatatatatatatatatatatatatatatatatacatatatatatatatatatatatatatatatatatatatatatatatatatataccaatgACAAGTTGTGTGGGCGTGGCTTCTGTTCCATGATGTCGTGTTCAAAAGCACTGGCGTTCAAGATATCACACCACTATATATATAGCACTATTCTATAACATCACACCTTTAAATCCTGGagcattttacatatttaatagaACCCACCTTTGGCTTAGAGACCTttatttttgacacattttcaaTAAAGTTGTATTACTTGTATTACCTTTTTACAAGAAcgtatataataaaacaaatatggaGACCTACGTTTTTCAATATTACTGGACATGACAACTTCCTTTGAAGAAATGCCTGCAGAAATCAACACAACTGGTTCAGGatttgttgtctttattttccTTATGATTCAAATTTAAAGGACCTTTGCAGGTAGTCATATGAAATCAATTGGTCATCAGTGTATCTTTTACAGAATGAAGTACAGGTGCGATAAAGTAAACTATAAAGTTTGCATTCAAGCAAGACAATTCACTTTTACGTGtaatcattaaaaacacagtaagTCAATCATTTTATACAAAGAAGCataaaacagaaaatgtctATTTACAATAAACTAACAGAAGATCAATCTACAtttaacataaacataaatgcTTTTTATTGGCAGTTTGGTTAACATTTGTCTTAATACCCTGTAATGCAAATAAAGGCACTCACATTTTGGAAAGATGAGCAGTAATACGGGCACAGGTTTTATTTACACTGCTTTACAAACCAGTCTGGCCTCCTGAAGTACTCTAGTCTGCCActagatggagacagagactgTGCCGGAGAAGCGTGTCGTGTTACGTGCTGCTGCATACACTTTGAGGAACAATTTCTAGATCTTCACGTTATTGTATTTTCTACAGTAAGACACGTTTAAAGtagaacaatacaaataaatgtgaacatGATTGTTTGTTCAATAAATCGACATATTTGGGAATGTTGCCATTAAACGTAAAGTGTGTAATGAAAAAATATTGTTGGCTATTTTAATAGTCAACAATACTTTAACACAGTATTTTAaatttctttaaaatattacaattgTGTGGGTATGTTGCGATTTTATTGTTAATTTGGTTTAGAAAATCTTTCCGTCTCTCAGGCTTCAATGGAAGCGGTtatcgccccctgctggttagGAGGCCGTATTACAAAGTAGGTCCTTTCCAATAATTGATTTCATCTTTGCTTTAATCTTGATCTTATTTGgataaataatatatgaacAACAATACAGTAAACAACACAAGACagagtttttattaaaaataatattttgtattattattatgtttaactAACTTACAGTAATGAAATGGTGAAGACGACAGGTGTTTCAGAGATCTTTGAGGATGTCTGATCCATCTAGACTGGGTAGCCAGTGTGGAGGTCAACTGGCTTTTGTGCTGCGTCTGTCCCTCATATTTGTCATATTTGGCCAGTTCGAAACAGGGAGCCTAAAGAGAAGACACACGTTTAGGATTTTACTGAAACCCCATTCATAGTATATGACTCAATCTAAGACATATCGTCCAATATGATTGTTACTATGATGTGAGACTGTGTTCAGTGCTTCCGTGCATCGCGTCCCCTTCCCTCTGCCGGTATTGGTGGGAGGGGGAGTGTTTATCAGTGAGGGGGAGGCCCTTCATCATGCGTTGGTACATCAGTGCTTGTTCTGCAGGACTGTCAGGGACCAGCTTGTTGCACCAACACTTAACAAGCCTCTGTTTCACTATGATTTTCAACATATtccatatttagtttttacactTCACCTCCACTTATATAAACATGTCGCACTGGACTCATTCAGTATGTTGTCTCCATGTTTGAAAGCAGGGAGCtggcagaaagaaaacacatataGGCACGAGAAGGTTTAAAGTCAAGTAAATGGATTTTAAATATGGCTGCACCTTCAAGGTGGTGTTTGAAACATCATGCTCATGCTAGAAGAAACCCAGCTGTCCTCTGGGATCGATTTTCCTAGACTTCCTGGGATGTTGTGCTCTCCTTTCTTAAAAGACAGcagcttgtgtttgtgaccATCACCCGCCCAGCAGGGAGGGGATCCAGTCCCCCAGAGCAGACtcatggacatggacatgggGGGTAGAGACAGAACGAAAGGACTCACCATTGAACCGCACACGTATAAAAGTGAGAAGCAGTCGTGCCGTTTACTCTTTAATCCAGAGGTTGGTCAGCAGAGACGTGTTCTACTGTGTGTCCAGGAAGCAGTGAAGAAGAATGACatgcttatttgttttgttcactcaatgtttttttagttgtttttattattgcagTGTGTCTACACATTTCAAGTGAAAGTGTATGTAACTGTGGTTTAATGTTCAGCTCACCACATCATATTTATGCAGCAATATTTCCCTGTCTGTGAGAGGAGCAACAGTTTTAGCTGAGACTTGCATTATCCACAAACTTTTCAAGTTcatacaaagtacaatgtgaCCACAGAGTTCAAAGTAAATGCCCCAATACTGCTCGCCCCTCTCAGCACGGAGCAATGCTTTGAACACGCACATTTCAGTTCTGACCACATCtttcatttatcttttattaCAATTCACAGAATAGCCCCTTTTTTTACCCTTTCTCTCAGACTATAATACAAGTTTctaaagaaattacaaaaataatacatCACATGAACCGCTCTAAACATGCACActgtagtactacagtacttAGTACCTGGCAGCTGATAAGGGCATTTACACATCTTATGCAGAATTCTCTGCATGTCCTTCAAAATAGATTATTAAAATCTTAAAAacgtctttctctttttgtctttttacactTTACAAACAGTTCCTCTGAGATAAATACGTccctttgtctgtgttttgaaTCAGTCGTTCAtttcagctgtgtttgtgtaaggTGCAACATATCCCGAGCtttgcaaataaatattttgccaaaataaaaaagtgaattgTAATCAACAGTCTTTCTCGATATAACTACACCTGTGAATGTGACATTTATGAGTCATCTGAGAAGTCGGAGCTGACTGAAACTGTGCGATGGAGAAAAGGTACAATagtgttcttttttaaatgaaaggcACATCAGATCACATTGACCACCTTTCACGTTCCCACGCTACATAACTACACTCGTCACTTGTCAAACGTGCATACGCAGAAGCAAACATTCGCCTTTTGCAAAAGGACAATTCCTCGTGAGACTCTTTGTTTGCGGCGATCTCTTGGGATCATCTGAAACGGGATAAGAGAAGAAATCAAACTTCTTCTTCAGCCCGTTAATCTTTACATCTGAAATTCACagcttaaataaatgaattgaaaaaaaaaattaactcaCAGTTGCAGAAACTCACAAGCAAAAATTATCCTTTTGGACAAATgcaacatttcaaatatatgtttggatttttaaaaaagtatccGTTATTTTCTTCGCCAAGTTGAATACATCAGTTCTCCTTCTTCACTTCCACTTTTCCTTcaagaatacattttctttgtgttgcatttaaaaaaaaaaaaaaaaagaaacaaacgttGCGGCTGCAGCTTCATCACTCAGACACATCAGGCAAAATTAGCAGCTGGCAAAAAACCTAAAGGGGTTTGTGACTGCTGAAATGCAACTCTGTAAAGCGTGGCAAAGGCAGACAGAGATCGATGATTGGCTGTGTCTCCACGGCAACGACGACAGGTGGGGAGAGGTTGGATGACTACATTTCTGGATCCGGAGAGTCGGAAAGTCCTAAAGCAAGAGCTTCCTCTGGGGTCAGGCCGCTCTTCAGAGTCCGCCTCACTGCGAGGAGACAAGGTTAGATACCACATGGTCACTCGTTGTACGGAGAGTAACGATGCATCTCAGTTCCATacaacatacttatacagtgtgAACTATAAACTAAGCTTCATAGGATATCGCTAGTGGAGTTAGTTGACTATACAATAAATCAACATAGGCCTACTGGTCTATACTAgcaactgtttaaaaaaaaaatgcaataaatgtttttaatattcttttatcttgtcatgtttttatgttcttAGAATAAATGTGCTCGGCTATGGACTTGGGACAGAAGTAAACGTGGAGCTCTTACAGGACTTGCGGTTGGCCctggacctcctcctctctctgggcTGGGCTCTGGTTCCTGGACCCTGAGTGGCCGACCTCACTATGCGCTCCATGATCTCGTCTGCAGAGTCGTCTCCACAGATCTGAGAGTCTTCCACGGGTGGAGTCCATGCCGGCATACTGCGACCTGAACAAAATCAGAAAAACGATTAATGCACggacattgtttttgtgttttgtactGACCCTGCTAGGAACTTCCTGTCACCCTCACCTCCCCGTCCAGGCCGGGATCTTGTCCGTGTCCGAAGCCCCGGCACCCCGCTGGCCTCCTTGTCGCCGCCGCTGAGGCTGGTTCTCAGCACGGCTTTCATGTGCTCGTGCTCCGCAACGTCCTCACTGTGGCCCAAACCCGGAGGATGCTCCGCCTCCTGGCCACCGCCGGGGGCACCGTTACCGCCGCCGGAGCCATTCCGACCACACTGAtggggagagacagagcgaaAGAGAATGAGGATATAGAAGCttgtattttaaatgaattgggCGTTGACTCAAAACATGCCAAAAGCTGAAGCATCGAGGAAAACGAAGATTACAATTCCCACTCTACTTTATTGACATATCCACTCAAGAGGTTAAaatcattgaaaatgaaaactTTAAGGTAAAGTGGTCCATTTAGGGTTAGTAGTttcatgcagacacacacacacacgcacacacacgcacgcacgcacacacacacatgcaggcattCAGCACTCATGTTGATAcctcactctcctcttcatcatcagactacagggggaaaaaaagagtgaaagtcaaagaaagggaagaaggaaagCAGCGGTAGATTTGGAAAGAGAAGAACCAGACAATAGagttgaaagtgtgtgtgtgtgtgtgtgtgtgtgtgtgtgtgagagtgatgCTCACAGGTGCGTTGACGTCTATGATCATCTTCCCTCGGGTCTTGTTGCGTTCTCGGTGGTCGGCTCGCTTCTGTTTCTGCTGCAGCACGCGGTCTCGGGTGGTTCGGTACTCCAGCGCAAACTCGCTGAGGATTTTACTAAACCTGTGGACGCTGACGTCTCTCACGCTGTAGGCCGGATGGCCGAGGAAAAACAGGAATGAATGGAAcctgggagaaggagaaaaaggggGGAAATAAAAGGTTCTTGTCAGTTTTCAAAAGTCCTTGTGGAAAACATGTTCACCAGGTGTAATGCCATCTTCATAATTGTTACAAGACTGTCTATTTTAGGTGGTTGGAGAGTTATACCCAAAGTGTTACGAGACACTAGAATTTTGACTTGAATTACTATTCTACTTACAGATTCCTAAAATTGTACATGTTAAAATACATAGTTTTAGTCTTTATTTCTTACTGAGACATTAGACATTTGGTGAAATACACCTGGAGTAATCAAGGAAAAGGAGGATCAGTCAGTAGCAGGTGTTCAGTTGCGTGTGGGAAGAAATATCTTACATCTTTTGCCAAAGCAAAACCATCATTCAAAAACTGTATACGCTCTTCTAAACATTGTATTTTTCTCATCACAACTTTCCACGCAAACACCAAATAAATAGCGCTTTCCAGCTGCCAGCTGCACACTGACGTGCTAAAAACACTATTATCTAGAgtcttttgtattttcatttgtacCACGACTGTATATACAGACCATGAGCACAAATGCAATGTGTGTATTCTCAATACTCATTACAATATCAGACACAGTTCAGACACAAAATTGGCCTCGTCAACTACCTGTTGATGACCCTGCGGTGAACGATCTTGAGGATGATAATCCTCTCAGCGCAGTCTTTGAGGAAGTCGGACATCTTCTGCTTCAGCTGGGGCTTCATCTCATGCTTGGCGATCACCTTCAGGTGGTCCCATGAGGCTTTGCAGCGCCGCTCCATCTGGCACAGGTTCTCCTGCAGCTGGTCAAAATCCACCTGACCGGAGATGTGTTGATACAGATAATCAATGTCATTCAACTACACTGGAAAAAACATCTGGAATTCAGTGGACTCACCAAATCTCCCATCAATAGCTTAATGCTAATACAGCATTCATCATTTCAAGTTAATTCCACTTCAGTGTGCTCAAGCATGATTAGCTGGATcaattttacttttctttttggaaCTAATTATTCAAGTTCACTGAAACGTGCATTTTCATGTCACCAGGGGAAGTTGCGTGTTCATATTGAACCAGCTTGAAGATGCTTTACACCGTAGCTATTCAACTTAGCATGTCCTCAAGCTTTCCAAGCGTACCTTTGCAGATCGCGTGATGGCTCCGATCTCGGAGTAGAGGTCGGTGCTCTGAGGGAAGTTCTCTACCACCACGGAGCAGGCGTGATGCAGCAGAGACTGCTTATGGACCGTGTCCTTCACCTCTGGAACCTTCTCCAAATACGCCAACTCAAAGCCTTTAGCCTGGGGCGCGTGGACATACAACCGGAGACATCATGAGCACAGAATACTCACTCTCTCCACAATCGCTACACACTACTACCGGTAGTACAAAAGTGTGTTGCCACGATGTCGCAGTGTGAGGAACCTGCAATGGTCATGACTCACATTGGTGCCATTGAGAAAGTTTCCCATGGAGAGCAGTGTGGAGAGGATGTAGCGGAGAGTCTTGTTCTTCTCCAGCTGTTCCATGCCCTCTTTCAGATCCTGCAGCGgctctgcaacttcctgaggggaggaaaagacacgcacgcacacattaTTAGTCGAGTAGATTAAAACGCCCCgaaacatgtgtttttctttggtcTACAGGTATAAAAGCAGTGACCAGGTGCTCCTTGTCTCGCTCGTTTTGAGGTCATGACGGGCCGTCGTAAAGGCTGCGGTCTCGGTCGGCCTTCGCTTCAGGCTTCTcttgtgtgcgtgcacgtgtgtgtgtgtgtgtgtgtgtgtgtgtgtgtgtgtgcctgcacgGCATGTTGCCCTCCGTTAAGCCTCCCGTAACCAAACCGTCCCGACAGAGTTGAGTCGGGGGACGGGGAGTCCTCCCTGTCATGAAGATTAAAGACAACTGCATCCTGGCGGAAAGCAGTCGAGTCTACATCACGACAACGGATTGGGTTTTTTCATTCTCCAGGTTTTTCACTTTGAACTTCTCCTGGATGCATTCTTCAGCAGAGTGAAACCCGGTGCGCCAGAG from Cyclopterus lumpus isolate fCycLum1 chromosome 11, fCycLum1.pri, whole genome shotgun sequence harbors:
- the LOC117739447 gene encoding glutathione S-transferase A-like isoform X1 — its product is MAQDMTLLWGSGSPPCWRVMIALEEKNLQGYNQKLLSFEKGEHKSPEVLDMNARGQLPSFKHGDVVVNESYAVCFYLESQFKSEGNQLIPDSPAEQALMYQRMFEGLSFYEKLNAVIYYEWFVPEEERHDSALKRNREALATELKLWEGYLQKVVHVQHAHTNMHACTPTHTCARSNIALFFTSFQLSSGSHLAGQSFSLADVTVFPTVATLFRFGLSAERYPKLGEYHALLKERPGIKASWPPHWLENPEGQDALKDV
- the LOC117739447 gene encoding glutathione S-transferase A-like isoform X2; amino-acid sequence: MAQDMTLLWGSGSPPCWRVMIALEEKNLQGYNQKLLSFEKGEHKSPEVLDMNARGQLPSFKHGDVVVNESYAVCFYLESQFKSEGNQLIPDSPAEQALMYQRMFEGLSFYEKLNAVIYYEWFVPEEERHDSALKRNREALATELKLWEGYLQKLSSGSHLAGQSFSLADVTVFPTVATLFRFGLSAERYPKLGEYHALLKERPGIKASWPPHWLENPEGQDALKDV